Proteins from a genomic interval of Microbacterium phyllosphaerae:
- a CDS encoding potassium transporter Trk: MSSHDSSQTVEATVRRVPRFGVFMGIGVVLGIIAAGILTMVGSYEPSDAVNVVYPPGQVFGFLLLWTVPIGFALASIVALILERTARRHDRVVHVEHETIIEND, encoded by the coding sequence ATGTCCTCTCATGATTCCTCCCAGACGGTCGAGGCGACCGTCCGACGCGTGCCTCGGTTCGGCGTGTTCATGGGCATCGGAGTCGTGCTCGGGATCATCGCCGCAGGCATCCTCACCATGGTGGGCAGCTACGAGCCGTCCGACGCCGTCAACGTCGTCTACCCTCCCGGCCAGGTCTTCGGATTCCTGCTGCTGTGGACGGTGCCGATCGGCTTCGCGCTCGCGAGCATCGTCGCCCTCATCCTCGAGCGCACCGCACGGCGCCACGACCGCGTCGTGCACGTCGAGCATGAGACGATCATCGAGAACGACTGA
- a CDS encoding zinc-binding alcohol dehydrogenase — MADKPQWLIREDASVPVLVALALRQSLGIRAPEDLPSLRDLPVRAPDATEVTPDLEKQWREYWDMTVEPRAHPSDVPLELVEGFDTLVALPASGSEQLTEAITPHAASTLHYARVAHDRYVSSIRSSMASRSGNGTIGGEAYRAYASAIAEFERDIGRRAHSFELNVQVLPFSQRGIWWIGALTVAVTDGLRRDVVSFDAAIRPIIAELA, encoded by the coding sequence ATGGCCGACAAGCCGCAGTGGTTGATCCGCGAGGACGCGAGCGTTCCGGTGCTCGTCGCGCTCGCGCTGCGGCAATCGCTCGGCATCCGGGCCCCCGAAGACCTGCCGAGCCTGCGGGATCTGCCCGTCAGAGCGCCCGACGCCACCGAGGTCACTCCCGACCTCGAGAAGCAGTGGCGGGAGTACTGGGACATGACGGTCGAGCCCCGCGCCCACCCGTCGGACGTTCCGCTCGAGCTCGTCGAGGGCTTCGACACGCTCGTCGCGCTGCCGGCATCCGGGTCGGAGCAGCTGACCGAGGCGATCACACCGCACGCGGCATCCACCCTGCACTACGCCCGCGTCGCGCACGACCGCTACGTGTCATCGATCCGCAGTTCGATGGCGAGCCGGTCGGGCAACGGCACGATCGGTGGCGAGGCGTATCGCGCCTACGCGTCGGCGATCGCCGAGTTCGAGCGCGACATCGGACGCCGCGCGCACTCGTTCGAACTCAACGTGCAGGTGCTGCCGTTCTCGCAGCGCGGCATCTGGTGGATCGGCGCCTTGACGGTGGCGGTCACCGACGGCCTGCGACGCGACGTCGTGTCGTTCGACGCGGCCATCCGGCCGATCATCGCCGAACTGGCGTAG